gtagttgtgtgactttgaaaaatcaccaaaaatggtggcaATCGAaatagagagtgaataagatatgaaattaaagctgaatgagtctattttctcataaaagagACAGAGAAAGCAAACtagttttatattatgagatatttgaattttagtgagacagagctagaatgatttcagaatcccctgttctgaatttggaaaattgttaaaaaatgtacaaaaataattattgactaaaatttatatttttataattttgaatgagtctattttcaaaagaaacaaacgagaacattatccgaattctgtacaatgagataattattttttagtgaagaggggttagaactgtcgagcagtgaaatagggaaaactttaaagaataaactgtacttatttgctaagccaaaaattctaaaaattttatggtaagaagatatatgagtctagtttcagggaaaattaacggatcttaatttggagctctgtagctcgagatataaataaattagtgactctgactcagatAGTCAACTTGAATTTACATACAggaaaatagtgaaagtatggataatgttgtttaagtgtgttatacacattaaggatgaggaatggagaggaggtggaggaaaattgggaaatatatgaatgatttgtgtataattggtaatATGCtcaattataattgataaacgatgaaatagataTGATGCATATATTAGTGCATTATTGGTCATAGTTTAATCTcatgtgggaaaataaagtttgtatgtgtgtatggtatatttggtatatgatttggcatgaagtaatgtcatgaatgaGTATTGagttaacacatgttggtaagtttgatacatggATAACtattgtgctcatccatgcttataatgcttatgctatatgtttatGTCTCGTGTGATATACATAGGAAACACgtgtagaaaggtaatgaaataataagttcatacttgaagtgtaaaatgatgaaaaagggaatgatgagttgaattgatgttgttatttaagctaaagtgatattttcattgcaaaattgagaatttcataaaggtgttaatgaatggtataatcgataaacattgagttaaatggtagatacgtattagtattgatattaatgatattaaattgtacgtaaatgaaaaggaaatgaagcattgaattgcataagtatgtatcgggtctcataggtcctatttattatgaatataatattttgaggatatattgtggagaattataaaagcatgttaataatttgaaatttttaatttagatgaaattttataactcggttcaatacgtttacaagtgtatgtgttctggtaatgcctcgtaccctattccggtatcgaatacgggtaaggggtgttacactcttttTCGACGAAGCCCAGGCATGTTTGAAGGAACTCAATGGCCTTTCGCGTTGAAAAGGGGTTGTTCTTCCTCGGGGACGATGGCCTTGCCCACCCACGGCGGCGATGCAACGaattaggtaaaaaaattaaactttctgTTTTcgttatatttcttttataatctTTTTGAGAAAAGAAGATAAATAACAAGCAAATGGACTACCTTTTTgttgaatttgtttttcttttttttttatgttttcgattgcttttttttttgtaaaagaaaaatacatgttgttatggcttttatagccgaatatatTACAGGATAttcatttctattttcttttttgttgtttctgTTGTTTTCTTTCTATCCTctgcttttgttttctttctcctttgtagGTATTCATGGCAAGGTCAACGGCACTGGGGAGCCGTGCCTTTCCATTTCGATGAAAGGGGACAGGTAGGCCTCAGGCGACACACTCGCTGACGTGGAGCGGCGTCGAAGACTCAAAGGGCTGACTAGGGTTTCTGATTTGTTAAAGTTTCGGGCTTAGGCTTCAGACTTggacttttttatttattttattgttttatttattgggCCGGACGGATTTGGGcccttacagctgcccctctttgttcgttgtcgtgtaacaggaagGGAGCAAAGACCTTAAAAGAGGACCAATTCTGTCCGGTCCCATTGAATCTCGACTTCTCTAatgcttttctttttcaagtAACCCACTCTTTTAGCTCCCTGGTTACTCTACTTTACTGTGTCTGCTTCGCTACAGCTTTAGGAAGGCATGATTTAATACCATTTTATTGTGTCCGATAGTTCAGGCGGTTTGGCAACAAACGAATGGCTTGCATATGGGAGCATTTGTGCACAGGGATGGATCTAGGGAGGGAAAGCAGGGCGGTAGTCCCCcttagaattttcaaaattttgaattttatatataaattatcatgtattttaAATTTGGTATCTACATAGTACAACAATCGCCTGCCTTGACCAAATtgtatttcatattatttgtcCCTTGAGTCATAatattatactttatattaacaaaatattttttcaatttttaattatataactttaataataatcaaatattaaaatactaaacTTAGAGGCCTAATATgaactttaaaactaaattctagaattaattaatttggttCATATCCATACATATTAGTTATTCTTTTTTACATAttggaaagaaatatttaattttataaagtgtgatttttttttcttttaattttttacaattaaatcatttatgcttttaaaaaacattaaattaatttgtttgatAAGAAAAAAAGAGTATCCGAGATGAAAAAGATTATTCGGATCCTCTTAGATAAAATCCTAGATCCGTCCCTCTCTTTAAAACAAGTCATCTCTTCtttgattaatttgaatgatacgTCTATTGCTCGTCATCTTTCTATTTTTTGGTGTATTTGGCTGCACCGTAATTTGTTTATATGGAAGTGCGATTCCTCTTCTGCTAATTGCATTATTCAGGTTGTGGGTCAATAGTGGGAGGAGGCGCAGACTGTTTTTGAACGTTCTCAATCGGCTATGACTTCGGCTACCGCGGTTGTAGCTGGTTGGACTTGATAGGAGGTGGGTATGTTGATGCAGCCTCATTCCCCGTAGAGGTTTACTGGACTTTTGCAGCAGTGGCGAGGGATCACGATGGTCGACTGATACGTGGCTTGTCGGGTTATGTAGCAGTTGTTTGGGACCCTCGTTTGGCCAAAATTCATGCTATTTGAGAGGCATTACAATGGTTCTGTGGGCTGAATTTGGATGCTGTGCTCATGGAGTTGGATTGCATGCTTGCGGTAAATGCTCTAAGGGAGAAGCCAAGTGATATGTCCGAGTTTGCTAGTCCAAGGATGACTTGATTGTACGCACCTTTTCACGAGTTTGTGGAAGTATTAGATAGTTTTATCTATTATTAATGATGCTCATGTTGCTTCTTCAAGTGGGGTGAAACATTTAGGACTGGGTATGTGGAGTAAGTCCGTTAGTTTGGGTGTAGTATGATCCCCTATTTCTTGTTTTAATCAggatttcttttaataaaataagagttttaagtaaaacaaatgaattagtttatttaaatataaatggtAATGGATCAGCTTCCCTCGAGCTTGGGAATCTAATCATACAAATCGTTGGAAGAAAAAAATCTTGGAGATTCGTTCAAACGCTAATTAGAGTCTGGGGCGTTTTTAATGGTTTATAGCTTGAAAAGAAGGTTGTTAGCATCGACAGATTCTTACATTGATATAAAGGTAATAAAGTGGGTGGAATTAATTTGATCAATGCTAAAATCATCTCTCTTTTTTCATgactttattaataaaaaaattgaataaattatgaatataCAGTAAGATACTCATAATGACTCAATTCTTATTACACGAGAACAAGTCAGAACAAATATGTCACACGGCTTCGCTTCCAAGTTCATCCTTAAGCTCATAATAACCCATGTCTGTAAGAACTTTTTTACAACCTGGAAgagcttctttctttttaaacccAAGATTGTTGGCAAAGCGAATTGGGCCGGTAACACCATCCAATGCGGTGAGTTCCACCCTGGCTTTCCTCCACGCTTCTGTGGGATCATTACAATCCGCTCGGGGACTCTTCATCAAGTTGACATCACAGTCTGAGTCTTCATAATCTCCTGTCACTTCAATTTTGTAGCTTCCCGCAGCATCAGTTGTTATTTCTGGGCTTTGAAAAGTAATTTTTTCACTGGTTCGATTCCTACATTCCAATTTTACTGTTGCACCTgccatttataaatatttaaaacttttgGTCAACCTTATTTGaacttttataataataataataataaaaagaggtTAACTAGATTATATACCAGAAATAGGTTCGCTTATGCTAGTCTGAAATTCAACACGACAAGTATCACAATAAACAAGACCCACGACGGTGAACTTGTTTTGATCGGATGCTGCTCCATAAGCCAAATTGAGTGAAGACAAAATGCAAAGAGCCAAAGAAACAAGGATGATCAGAGAAGCTTttgtcatttctttctttttatgttttttctttttctttcttcaattatCAAAGCTTGCTAAAAAGGACAATTTTATAAAGATGTATTTACTTATTTTGGGCTAGGGTTGTTATTCAACATTTCTATTATTAGGGATTTGGTTTGTTGAAGCTAGGAGAGCTGCTTTCTCCTCCTTAATTGTTTCAAGTATAAaacaatttttcttaaaaaaaattataaaataataacaaattttcattttaaatttaatcattcccatttttttaattaagagatattaatataactAATAAAATCACAAGTGAAgcctaatttataaaataaaaaaaattaattagaattccAAAAAAAATGTCATTGTCACAACTTACAATCCGTTCATAAATTGCAGTTAACAaaggtaaataataaataataaatgaaagcttaaattctactattagttcTTCTGTTTTtatttggtcaattttagtttttgtatttttcaaattttgaaattttagccttGACCCTAAACGTAGtagttaaatttgtttatttaaattcaattattagtctTGTACTATGCATACAGCTATAGATTTAATCCATATTCctcaattggatcattctaaatctctatacttttcaaattttaaaacttcatatttgaCACAAATGGCAGTCGCTAATCCATTAACTGAAtatttagtgagtaatatgtggaaataataaCCAGActtgacattacacatatgataatatgtttggtgcatcaaattttggaaactacaaaacttaatgaatttaataattattgctTGAagaagactaaaattttaaatttagaaaagtaCATGACTAAACatgaccaaataaaaatatagagattaaatccaCAACTATTGCAAAGTACAAGGACTCGTAGTAGAATTTAACATAATCAAATTCACAACGGTTGTGATTTATTGAAATTATAGGCTTAGAAAAGTAAATTTGCCCCGACCTAAATGAATTCTCACAAACTCTTAGAGATATTACATAAATGAGTGAACGGTTTCCACTTCTTTCAAGGTTCaattatccaatttttttttaacttttgaattTAGTTTAAGATAAAATTACCTTTTTCTCCCATTCGATGGTTTGGATCTGGCTTACTTCGAACTCAGATTTTCTCAAGCTCAACCTTTTTCGGGCTTATTGCAGCTCGAACTCGAATTTTCTCGAGTTTGAGCTTTTTCGAGCTTGGATCTATTACAGACTCAAATTTTCTCGAACTCAACCTTTTTGGACTCAAATTTTTTGAGCTAAGTTTTTTCAAATTCTGGCTTTTTTGAGCTAGTtataattataaacatatattttaatatactaaattaaacataattatgatattatatcttttattataatctataatataataatagatatatatttatacttataaaatatataattccattatatattattatattacataCTATAATAATAGAGTAGtacattatatataaattattaatgtatattattgtttattattatactagtCGAAATTAATATGCtctaagtctctatacttttcgTACATTTGAAAGTTAGACCTCTTACTGTATCATATAAAGTCATAGCATatcatatattaatagtttatatatacgCATCAATGATTAAACATTATGATACCATGtaatattgttatatttttattataacttataataaaatagtagaacattatacattaattaatatcatatattattgtttattat
The genomic region above belongs to Gossypium hirsutum isolate 1008001.06 chromosome D05, Gossypium_hirsutum_v2.1, whole genome shotgun sequence and contains:
- the LOC107942900 gene encoding anther-specific protein LAT52, producing the protein MTKASLIILVSLALCILSSLNLAYGAASDQNKFTVVGLVYCDTCRVEFQTSISEPISGATVKLECRNRTSEKITFQSPEITTDAAGSYKIEVTGDYEDSDCDVNLMKSPRADCNDPTEAWRKARVELTALDGVTGPIRFANNLGFKKKEALPGCKKVLTDMGYYELKDELGSEAV